Genomic window (Eleutherodactylus coqui strain aEleCoq1 unplaced genomic scaffold, aEleCoq1.hap1 HAP1_SCAFFOLD_250, whole genome shotgun sequence):
CCCAGGAGGAAGATCTGTACTCCTGGGGTGAAAGAAAGGATGGAGAGACAGCAGAGCAATTAGCCACCCGCTTTAATAAGTACAAGCGGGAGTTTGAGGCAATAAGCGGCAAATTAAAGAAACTGCAGCATGAAGTGCAGGGTCTGAAAGCCCTGCTAGAGACATGCTCAAGAGACCAAAAGAAAGACTATCAGGACGAAATAAAGAACATAGTGGAGGAAATTAAGAAACTGACGGCAAGAAAAGACGCTATAAAGGCAAACGGAGGCAGCATGTcggagaactggagacaccaggagCGCTTTAATAGGAACATTCCATTCTATACCAGCAGTGAAGAGAGTGCAGAGGAAGGCTGCAGAGGGAAAACCCAGCTTTCTGCAAGCCTGCAGCAGCATTCAAACACTGCTAGATCGCAGGGGGTTAATGAACAGAGCCCCAGAGGCGGCCAAGGAAAGCAGAGGACGGGTCACGAGTCTGACGCTAGCATCCCGGCAAGACAAGCCGACCCGCCCCTCTCAGGTTCATCCATGGAAGAGGAAAGTGACAGCGGCGGGTATCTACTCAGCGAGATCCAGAAAATGGAGGCCCCCCCGGATTTGAGCAAGCTGTGCTTCGGGAACGAGACACCTGAAGAGGACACCCGTATCCGCGCAAAAGGCCAGGCGAAGAAGGCTACAGTGGAAGTGGTAAGTTCAAGATATGTGCCACTTCCTGATAATGCAATCCCTGCGGCAGGGGGTCGCCCGGTGTCTGAAGTGGCACCGGGAGCCAGTCAAAAGGGAGAGAAAATAGAACCATTGGTAGCCCCCCGTGTCCAGTCTGGCAAGGTGCTTGCTGCAGGGTCAGACTGCAAGGGGGAGGGGCATAGTAATGATAGTTTCGCGGGCTCGGTGGAGCAAGTACAGTTGGAGCATGTAATTATGCAGGTCTCCTCAGACCAGGCTACTGTGGTGGAGGTACAGGAGCCGGGTGAGGGGACAGATGATGCCATTGATGATATGGATTGTTTGCCAACAGTAGATGAGCAGTGCCCTGGTGGCGGGGAGAACGCACAGGCGGCAACGCAGCAGCGGCCGGTGGTCTCTCCTCTCCAGGACAAAGGAAAAGATACTAAAACAAAAGGGACCGTGCAGGGGTTAAATACATCAAGAAAGGCCAGTGTAAAATCAGCAGTGCCAGCAACATGCAATGTAAAATCTGAATCCCAAACTCTCTCGGCTCGTACAGGCACGGGGCTAGTGTCCAGCGGGGAGTTAGGAGTTAAGGCAGCGGATCGTGCACAGGAGACGGAGCGGCGGGGAGCTGAAGCAGCGGGGAGTGGAAAGGCAGGAGTGATTAAAAAGGGGCAGCTGATGAATGAAAGTAAAAAGCAGTCCGGGGTTCTCAGCACTCAGAGGGTTAAAAATGtccagggaaaaaaaatagatgtaAAAGCAGTAGCGCCCAGGGAAGGTGCTACTGGGAAATCAGTTGGGGCAAGTAAGACAGCACCAGGCCCGAGTGCTAGAGAAACCGCGCCAAAGTCAGCCTCTCTGGAAGATGTTAAAATGAGAAGAGCTGCGAGTTGTAAGAGTGTGGCTGAAATAAAGGAGGGTAAAAGAAGAATGAGTGAGAGCGGTCGGGATGGCCGGCTGGGGAGGACCCATGCCATGCTGCAAAGTGGCTCGTCGGGGACCCTTTCGGTGCAGGCCAGCCCGAAGGTAAAGAAAGCAGCAGGGAAGACAGTACAAGCAGTTTCCCAAaacaagaggggagggggaactgAGGAGGGACAAAAGGGAAATAAAAGAAAGAATGGTGGAGTGCATGAGGGGGTGAAAGTCATAAAGCAAGTAGAAGcagagggagagaaggagatTGTAATAGATAAGGGAAATGAAAGGCTAAACACTGataaaggggaggaggggagtgGTGAAAGAACAAAACAGAATAACAAAGGTGTGGAGGTTGAGGAAAGTAGTGAGAGTGAGGGGAGGGagaagagtgtgggtgcaggtgaGAATGCAGGTGAAGGATGCGGGAGTGAAAAAATTATGGAAGGGGGAAAAGGGGTTGAGCCTCCCCAGCAAGGGAGCAGGAGAAATAATGAGATGAGTGGAGATGAGAGGGGGTCTATGCCGGGCCCTTCATCTAGGCCCTCCCCTCCCCGCAGTAGTAACCCCCCGGTGGCCCCTGGGGCAAAGAGCTACGCTGGTGCAGTTCAGGGTGATGCGAGGGGGGTTTTGTCTGGTGGCACGGATAGGGATTTAAGACAGCAACTCACGGCCGCTCTGAGACGGGGCGAGAGGTCTGCCCTTATAGATGGTGAGCAGGTGGATTTAAGTTTTTGGGTTCAACGTTTTGGTCTTTCTGCCTTCCGAGAAAATACGGGAAATTGGTCACTCCCAACAGGCGGGCCAAGGGGGACCAGAAGGAATGCAGTCCGTCTTCGGTGGGAAAGTGATGAAACATGCCCTAGGAGGAGTGAGGTGGTTGAActactgctgaagatgggcttcagggcacatAACATCTTTGCTCTGATCCATCCCTTCGGTACCCCGGAGTTCGACATCAGTTTCGTAAGGCCAGAGGGTTTGGAACTCTTCTGGAccaattacgagctggtgaagaATCGGCCTGGCTGGCGGGATTTCAGGGTCTCCCCCCTGTCCCGCCAGGACGATGTAAAGACGGTGACTGTGTTAACGCGTAATGAGTCTCTGTCTTCGCTTGATATCATGACCTGGTTAAGTCGTTTTGGAGAAGTTAAGGGTGCCCCGGTGAAAAACCGGGATGAATATGGTATCTGGTCCGGGGCATGGACTTTTCTGGTCCAGCTGAGCCGGGCGGGGAACTCAGTGACCCACATCCCCTCCTCGGCCTATCTGGGTAGGGACAGGATCTCGGTCTTCTACCGGGGACAGCCTAAAGTGTGTCACCGATGCGGCGATCCCACCCATTTTAGTGCAGACTGCACTCAGCAGGTGTGCTTCTCATGTGGAGGGGTGGGCCATACAGCCGCATCGTGTAGGGACATACGCTGTTACCTGTGTGGTGTTCTAGGACACCCCTACAGCCGCTGCCCTCGTTCTAGTGCCAACACGGCCCCTGAACCCACGGGTAGGCCACAGGAGACGCAGGGTGAGGGTCTGCCGGTGGGGGAGGGTGTTGACGGGGGTACTGGGGCTGGGGGTCCAGTGAAGAACGGCAGTAAGACAGCAAGTCAGATGAGACGCCTGGAAGCCAGGAAGGcggcaagggcaggtgaaacatctGGGAAAACCGTTGGTACGGTCCGCGCCCCTGCCCTTGAGAAAGCTCCTGctactgaggctccaggggagagCGAGTTGGAGGAGGAGACCGAGAGACTGCAGAGGGAAGAGGGGTCCGCCTCTGGCGCCGCTCTATCATCAAATGAAGATGGCAGAGAATGGCTGGAAAAGAGGcggaaaaaggatgtgaaaaagaaaaaacaaccagGTAAAAGGAAATCTTCTCCTGCCCCAGGTCAGAGACTAATGGAAGGACAAACCGGCTCCCCTCTGGTGTCTCTTTCAAACCGTTTTCAATCCCTTGAGGGGGAACCTGAATCTCCCTTGCTGGTGGGGGTGACGGGGGAACCcgagaggggtggggaggggccggAGGATGTGACCCCCCCTCCCGTCCTTGGGAAGACTGAGTCCCAGGGGAGGGAGGAGGTACCGAAGCCACCAGACAAAAGTTGGGCGTCCCCTGAAGAAGGAGGGGCAACAATCGAGGGCATGGATATGTCTGCGTCATtaaagagaggaggagaggaatGTGGGTTTTCGGGTGAAGAAAGGGGAAGGGATAAGATAAGAGTCATCCAACCTTAATCACCTTAGATGGCGGCACTCAGTCCGTTGACGCTGGCGACCATTAATGTAGCCAGCATTAAGTCAAATACtgcaagatttatggcctttgattttttcagccgtgttgaagctgatattttatttttgcaggagaccaggctaacAGATTTAGCCAGTATATATCAGGCAAAGAGGGAGTGGACGAGTGGCccttcctattggtctcttgtggCCGAGCAGTATAGCGGACTGGCGGTTCTTTTTAAAACCGCAGATGTCACATGCCGACGGGTGATTgaggtggaaatggggaggtgtttGGTCCTAGACGTCCTTGTGGGAGGTCAAGAGCTACGACTGATTAACATCTACGGTCCTCAAAGTCAATGTGAGCGAAAGGACCTTTTCACAAGGATCAAGCCCTATCTTTTTTCAAGCCGGTTGGTAGTCTTTGGTGGAGACTTCAATAACGTCACGAGGCTCTGCGATAGGGGAGGTACCAAAGACAGACTGGATTATGATAGCGTCGCTTTGAATAGAATAGTCAGTGAGGCTCGCCTGGAGGACATCCACATCAGGCATGCCCCAGGCAACACGGTGTTCACCTTCCATCGAGGTAGTAGTAGGTCTaggatagacaggttttatttaaaggaggaagctgTCTCCTCACCTTtattggtggtggaggtggagttctccgaccactgtttaATTATGTTTACTTTGAATGTTACAGATACCCCTCGGATGGGTAGAGGTTTATGGAAATTGAATTCGGCCCTCCTGGAAGAAgctgagataagacagtcctttgaggagttccttcagagccagattccgctcaTGGGCCTATgtaacagtaagtcagagtggtgggagattttCAAGAAAAGGGCAGCGAGGTATTTCCGTGAGCTCTCTAACCTCAGATCCTTGTCTTGTTATCGTTTATATCAAggactgaggaggaaactcgagagGCTTGTCTCGGCGGGGGGCAACCGTGAGGaagtctccagagtgaaatccctGTTAAAAAGGTGCCAGTATGATAGGTacacatccttggtttttgagagggatttcgggaaattccgctcgcccgacccctacagaaactgtaggatgtcagtaaaTAGTAAGATGGTTACAGGACTGATTGATAGTACAGGGTCTCTGAAGAGGTCCAGTTCAGAGATCCTGGAGgtagtcagatcctactactcgggcCTTCTGGCAGGGAAGGATCAAGATCGAGACAggctgtcggctttcctggctgaaaccatTCCTGAAGAGAGAGTGACCTCTGGGCTTGACGTTTTGACAGACgctatcagagaagaggaagtgagactggcctttgatgggcttaagctcaagaaaacgccaggtccggatggcttaTCATCCGAGTTCTACAAAACCTTTAAGGAACAGTTGGTTCCCCTATTGACTGAGGTATATAATGAGTGCCTTTCCTCGGGTACtctgccagagtcaatgaggaggtcagccctGATCATCTTGTCAAAGGGTAAGGATCCGTCCcggattgagaattggcgtcccatagcgctgctCAATACGGACCGGAAGATTTTGGCTAAGGTGCTGTTTAATCGTTTGGTGCGGTTTGCACCGGAGCTGCTTTCGGGTGATCAGCACTGTTCTGTTCCAGGCCGAAGCACATTTAGTGCtgtgctgagtgtccgggaggtTGTGGAGCAGGGCAGGGCTGGGAACTGGAGAGggttcttgctgtccttggatcaggcaaaggcttttgataaggttaaccatgagtacctctggtcggtGCTTTTGAAATATGGTCTGCCGGTAGGGTTTGTCAATTGGTTAAAAACTTTGTAcaaaggggctgagagtttcccgctggtgaacggttgggctGGGCGCCCCTTTTTTGTGGGATTCGGGGTTCGTCAGGGCTGTCCCTTAAGCCCCCTGCTATACGTGTTTGCGATCGACCCCTTTTTAAGGAGGTTGGGTTGTGGGCCGTTGGCGGGGGTTGGGGTGGGCCTGGGGGACTCTGGGCCGGCACTAAAGGTGGTGgcctacgccgatgatgtcacgattTTCGTCTCTTCTcgcgaggaggcgggatgggtgatgtcggaggttgtggaGTATTCAGAAGTAACTGGATCCCagctcaactgggataagtgtggaaGTCTCTGGTTGGGAGAAGGAGATCCTGATTTTAGTCTCTCGGACACCCTCCCAAGACCCCAGGAGTCCTTAAAAATTCTGGGCATCCATTTCGGCCAGGGAAATTATCCCGAGACAAATTGGGAAGGCAGACTAAAAGATGCCAGTCAAAAGGTGGACCAatggaagggatggtctttgtccctgagGGAAAAGGTGAGCCTCATCAAAACcttcctgctccccttatttatctatctaggcAGCGTGTGCATCTTGCCAGAGTCTTCTTGGACACGGATCTatagcctgttcttccagctgttatgggacAACAGGCTGAACCTAGTGAAGCGAGAGGTCACATACCGCCCAAGGAGACTAGGGGGTTTGGGTATGGTCAATCCCGTGGTGTTTTTAGTCAACACCTTCTTGAAGATTAATCTAGTCAACTTCCGCAATGAGGAAAGGGCTCCTTGGTGGGTAGTTTCCTCTAAGTCATGGTTTCGGCCCTTTCTCCAGGATTGGGTGAGAGGAGGGCGAGTGAAAGACCTACGCACGccgcacggacatctcccggcttacgttaCTCCGGCTCTGAAGCTTATCCGTCGATGGGGCTTGGGGGCTGTGGAGGTTGAGACTCTCTCGAGGAGGTTCCTTGATAGGAGGGTCCTGACCTCCCGTTTCCAAAAGCCATTGGCCCTCAAGGACTGCCCAGGCCAGGACCTGGAGGGTGGGTTGGTTTTGTTAAATTCAGTGAGGGTCCCTAtgaagttttgggatttggcCTGGCGCTCTTTCCACGGAAAGCTGTATGTGAGGGACAATCTGAAGTATAGGAGCACGGAGGAAAGAAATTGCCCCCGTGAAGAGTGTGGCTCTACGGTGGAAACCATGGAGCATTTCCTACTTCAATGTCCCTTCAATACAGAGGTATACAGAAGGGTGGGGATTTCCATCGGCTGGCCCCGGCTGGCTGGACTCTCCTATTCCGAGTGGGCATATGGAGCTTTCAGAGTTCTGGGTGGCCGGGATAAATGCACGTTAtatttagtcagcctagtggttagATATTTCACGTGGCACGCaaggtgtctagtttcgacgcgTCAGAAAATCCTCCCGGTGGAAGTAGTATGTAGGGGCATTCTTGATGACCTGGGGAAGGTACGTTCTTGGGAGGGCAGCAGGTTGGGAGCGCCAAAGGCATCTCGGTTATGGAGGGGCCTTTCTTTTACGGTGCCCTAGCCTGTTTCCCTTTCCGATTCCTGGTGGTGGGCTGGTTTTTCTCACActaatagctttttgttttgttttaagtacAAAAGGAGAAATAGGGCTTGCAAATGACTGAACCAGGACTCAATGGTAAGACGGTGATGGTAAGAGGGTGAAGGGAATTTTCTTTATAGTGAAGAGAATTAAGTGTGTAACAAAATTTAATTAAATTATAttgagggaaaaaataaaaaaaataaaaaataaaaaaaaaaaattttatatttaaattatattttgtgtatatatgtatataatatgctGTAAATATTAGATTAGTTATTGtgttggaaaaaataaataaataattaaataaaaaaaaataaataaataaataaataaaaaaaaaaaaaattaatcaaattaaaaaaaaaaaaatatatatatatatatatatatataatcactaaTTTTGTAAGTAGGTTATAGTATAACTTCGTAGGGAAACAGAAAATTGTATAAATAATGTAAACATTTCATGTTATCTTCTTTTCATGTCTTAAGGGCCCGGCATAGCGTAGGGGGGTTTATGAGGGGAATGCTCTAGGTGGTACTGTTGTTTCAtttcaaatgagaaaaaaaaaaaaaaaaatctaaagccagtttatttgtttttctttctggGGAACGTATACTGGCATTGCTGATTTGTCTGGCATCGAGGATCTTCTGGCACCAGAGAGTCCATGGGCAGTAAGGGAAGATACGGACAGAAAAACTAaagcaggagaagaggcaaaGAACAAAAGAGAAGCTCAAAAAAGGTCAAGAGAGGATGAGGAGGtccttatttttctgttttgttcagAAGAAGCAAGCTTCCTGAGCGGACATTGTACGGACTGGAATACACATGTTGTGTTAATTTGTGTTTGATGCTCCAAACTGTGGAGAGAGTCATACTTTTGTTTTGACAATTACTGTTATGTTTcctaattttataataaaatagagttccatccatcctgacccccacacatcacacacacagctctactccatccatcctgacccccacacatcacacacacagctctactccatccatcctgacccccacacatcacacacacagctctactccatccatcctgacccccacacatcacacacacagctctactcaatccatcctgacccccacacatcacacacacagctctactccatccatcctgacccccacacatcacacacacagctctactccatccatcctgacccccacacatcacacacacagctctactccatccatcctgacccccacacatcacacacacagctctactccatccatcctgacccccacacatcacacacacagctctactccatccatcctgacccccacacatcacacacacagctctactccatccatcctgacccccacacatcacacacacagctctactccatccatcctgacccccacacatcacacacacagctctactccatccatcctgacccccacacatcacacacacagctccactccatccatcctgacccccacacatcacacacacagctccactccatccatcctgacccccacacatcacacacacagctctactccatccatcctgacccccacacatcacacacacagctctactccatccatcctgacccccacacatcacacacacagctctactccatccatcctgacccccacacatcacacacacagctctactccatccatcctgacccccacacatcacacacacagctccactccatccatcctgacccccacacatcacacacacagctccactccatccatcctgacccccacacatcacacacacagctctactccatccatcctgacccccacacatcacacacagctctactccatccatcctgacccccacacacatcacacacacagctctactccatccatcctgagccccacacacatcacacacacagctctactccatccatcctgagccccacacacatcacacacacagctctactccatccatcctgatcccacacacatcacacacacagctctactccatccatcctgatcccacacacatcacacacacagctctactccatccatcctgacccccacacatcacacacagctccactccatccatcctgaccctccacacatatcacacacagctccactccatccatcctgaccctccacacatcacacacacagctctactccatccatcctgacccccacacatcacacacacagctctactccatccatcctgaccctccacacatcacacacagctttactacatctaaCCTGGAGGGATCACAACCAGCTAGTCAGAATTCTGCATTCACTGATactcccctggtcatgtgatccctgactcctcccacacatttggtctcacgacagtgacatcatcacaggtcctggaagcacaCGGCTGCCGtctggctctgcaggtctgtCTGTCCTCTCCTTTCTGAATCACTGGGCAGGAGTGTTTGATGAGAGGAGGATAATCCCCATCAGGACTGCAGGGAGGTGAGTACTAGAATAGTGTTGCATTGATATACACGCCCTATAACTAATACTTTCTTGATGTCCCCTTTGACCTTATGACAGAATTTAATCTCTTAGGGTCGGTAACTATTGGCATCGAGCATCCTCACTTGTAGATCTTGGCCCACTCTTCTTTGTGAGAGCATCTGGGGTGtagcaccctcttcaggtcatccacaaatctgctatggggttcaggtctgggctctggtgtgtagcgccctcttcaggtcccccatagatctgctatggggttcaggtccgggctctggtgtgtagcgtcctcttcaggtccccatagatctgctatggggttcaagtccgggctctggtgtgtagcgccctctttaggtcccccacagatctgctatggggttcagttctgggctctggtgtgtagcgccctcttcaggtcccccatagatctgctatggggttcaggtatgggctctggtgtgtagcgccctcttcaggttccccgcagatctgctatggggttcagctctgggctctggtgtgtagctccctcttcaggtcccccgcaGATCTGCTTTGGGGTTCAGGtatgggctctggtgtgtagcgccctcttcaggtgcCCCATAGATCTGCTGTGGGGTTCAGGtatgggctctggtgtgtagcgccctcttcaggtgcCCCCAGATCTGCTAttggttcaggtctgggctctggtttgtagcgccctcttcaggtgcccccagatctgctatggggttcaggtctgggctctggtgtgtagcgcccccTTCAGGTCCCCcgcagatctgctatggggttcagctctgggctctggtgtgtagcgccctcttcaggtcccccacagatctgctatggggttcagctctgggctctggtgtgtagctccctcttcaggtcccccgcagagctgctatggggttcaggtatgggttctggtgtgtagcgccctcttcaggtgcCCCCAGATCTGCTAttggttcaggtctgggctctggtttgtagcgccctcttcaggtgcccccagatctgctatggggttcaggtctgggctctggtgtgtagcgcccccTTCAGGTCCCCcgcagatctgctatggggttcaggtctgggctctggtatgtagctccctcttcaggtcatccacagttctgctatggggttcaggcccgggctctggtgtgtagtgccctcttcaggtcacctgaAGATCTGCTATTGGGGTTCAGGTcttggctctggtgtgtagcaccCTCTCCAGGTCCCCCcaagatctgctatggggttcaagtcCAGGCTCTGGTGGGCACCCGTAGTTCTGCTTTGTGGATCAGGTCTTGGCTCTGGTGTGTAGGGCCCTCTTTAGGTCtcccacagatctgctatggggttgaggtctgggctctggtgtgtagcgccctcttcaggtcccccgcagatctgctatggggttcaggtctgggctctggtgtgcattgccctcttcaggtcccccgcagatctgctatgggcttcaggtccgggctctggtgtgtagcgccctcttcaggaccccaagatctgctatggggttcaggtccgggctcgggtgtgtagcgccctcttcaggttccccacagatctgctatggggttccgGTCTGGGCTCCGGTgggtagcgccctcttcaggaccccgcagatctgctatggggttcagctcCGGGCTcgggtgtgtagcgccctcttcaggtcacctgaAGATCTGCTATTGGGGTTCAGGTtttggctctggtgtgtagcgccttCTTCCGGACCCTGCAGATccgctatggggttcaggtccgggcttgggtgtgtagcgccctctacaGGTCACCTGTagttctgctatggggttcaggtccgggctctggtgtgtagcgtcCTCTTCAATTCCCCAATAGATCTGCTATTGGTgtccgggctctggtgtgtagcgtcCTCTTCAAGTCCCCCATAGATCTGCTATTGGGGTCCGGGCTCTGGTGGGACGTTCCGTTGTTGCTTCGAGTCGtcctgctgaaaggtgaaattcctcttcatctgcaGGTTTCCAGCAGAGAACTGAAGGTTTTGGGCCAGAATGGACGCATATTTGGGACTATTAGTAATTTCCTCCGTCACTAATGCCCCACTTCCAGATATACAgcccccacataatgctgcccccaccatcttcactgcggttTTGGGGTCTTCTGCTGACAGCAATGTTGGCTTTGTACCTGGCCGACCTTCTGGGATTCTGGCCGACAAGGTCCCCCTCGGTCTCCTCAGACAGAACACGTTCTCCACAGACTTGATGGAGGTTCTAGCAGAACATGACCGGCTTGTATGTTCTCTGTTAGTAAAGTCTtgtcccctcccccacagccccgacatatgaagaacacgggagatgtcacatgactacacaaccaggactCACTAGAAACTCCAGCAGCTCCTCTAGTGTTGCTGTTGGCCTCCTATAACAATTCTCTTTTAGGCTTTTCAGCAGTTTCTCAGGGACGTCCAGTTTTTGGTGATGTCACTTTTGGGCCAttaatccccttcttgctgatgGTCTCCCCTGTGCTCTATGTTATGTCATGTCTTGGAGATGTTTCAcctccttctcctgactgactcCTTCCAACAAGCAGACCCTTTAATGTTCTGTAAGATCTTTacagaccaactaagaaaatgtcaggaaaatcctcctagaagagtcaaactttatatgggggaacccAGAATCCCTGTATATAAtagcagcggagtgctgactgctATCTAACAGGAGgttacatgtgattggctaattctgaacaccaCCGTATCCCCAAATATAGGAGGGTGTGAACACGTATGCAAacacattatttttaattttgtcCGTTTTAGTTTTCCACCCCCCAGGGGCGCAGGCAGACGAGCGTGTTTGACGTTCCTGGCAAATCAACGCTTCTAAAAGTTCAGAGACCTTTTAGGAAgaaagagacttcaaaaggctcctcctgccttccattctccagtgcttcctgtccctacagggacatgcaagaggagctccctctAGGGAGCCGAAAATCTGACAGCGGGGTTGGCGGTCCACAGGATtgcctcccctctcacctcccttctggAAGTCAGCGCGGTCAGGGAGTACGGCGGGCCACAGTTCTTACCACCCGGGTGTCACCACCGCAGCCCACCGCAGCGCACCGGAGCGGCGGGCCAGAGGCCCTTGAGTCCCCTCCTTGCTTCTCCATGAGGCTCCCGTGTTTGCACTTCACCCGGGAGAGCGGTGGGCCATAGGCTCGGgatcctctctcctccaggcatgccgacGGCGGCCGTGCGCAAcgtcgggg
Coding sequences:
- the LOC136593688 gene encoding uncharacterized protein isoform X1 encodes the protein MPSPGASTASRDGPAGGSERQPVPGANTELRRSQRLKVQAAEIKGKPQEEDLYSWGERKDGETAEQLATRFNKYKREFEAISGKLKKLQHEVQGLKALLETCSRDQKKDYQDEIKNIVEEIKKLTARKDAIKANGGSMSENWRHQERFNRNIPFYTSSEESAEEGCRGKTQLSASLQQHSNTARSQGVNEQSPRGGQGKQRTGHESDASIPARQADPPLSGSSMEEESDSGGYLLSEIQKMEAPPDLSKLCFGNETPEEDTRIRAKGQAKKATVEVDLLAPESPWAVREDTDRKTKAGEEAKNKREAQKRSREDEEVLIFLFCSEEASFLSGHCTDWNTHVVLICV
- the LOC136593688 gene encoding uncharacterized protein isoform X2, which codes for MPSPGASTASRDGPAGGSERQPVPGANTELRRSQRLKVQAAEIKGKPQEEDLYSWGERKDGETAEQLATRFNKYKREFEAISGKLKKLQHEVQGLKALLETCSRDQKKDYQDEIKNIVEEIKKLTARKDAIKANGGSMSENWRHQERFNRNIPFYTSSEESAEEGCRGKTQLSASLQQHSNTARSQGVNEQSPRGGQGKQRTGHESDASIPARQADPPLSGSSMEEESDSGGYLLSEIQKMEAPPDLSKLCFGNETPEEDTRIRAKGQAKKATVEVIPLGWVEVYGN
- the LOC136593688 gene encoding uncharacterized protein isoform X3 produces the protein MPSPGASTASRDGPAGGSERQPVPGANTELRRSQRLKVQAAEIKGKPQEEDLYSWGERKDGETAEQLATRFNKYKREFEAISGKLKKLQHEVQGLKALLETCSRDQKKDYQDEIKNIVEEIKKLTARKDAIKANGGSMSENWRHQERFNRNIPFYTSSEESAEEGCRGKTQLSASLQQHSNTARSQGVNEQSPRGGQGKQRTGHESDASIPARQADPPLSGSSMEEESDSGGYLLSEIQKMEAPPDLSKLCFGNETPEEDTRIRAKGQAKKATVEVYKRRNRACK